One segment of Erigeron canadensis isolate Cc75 chromosome 2, C_canadensis_v1, whole genome shotgun sequence DNA contains the following:
- the LOC122588582 gene encoding xyloglucan glycosyltransferase 4-like — MAPNSVVVTIDNKTSNISLVEVNNNNSNNDDDTESSVFLEKQKTASTKQFSWLLLLKAQRFLSFFPWLTMGCSKTFVSVRKRIALSDSNKDEVKYKEKIMYRFIRAFLAISIVALVIEVIAYFQNWDLDLGYVSNEAMGLVHVAYFGWISFRAEYIAPSITMLSQFCVLLFLIQSLDRFILGIGFFWIKFKKIKPMIDFNDDKSYDVEDPESFPMVLVQIPMCNEREVYQQSIASACQLDWPKDRILIQVLDDSSDELLQILIRNEVNLWKEKGVNIIYRHRFVRTGYKAGNLHSAMSCEYVKNYEFVAILDADFQPNPDFLILTVPHFKGKPDLGLVQARWSFVNKDENLLTRLQNINLCFHFEVEQQVNGYYLNFFGFNGTAGVWRIKALEESGGWLERTTVEDMDIAVRAHLNGWKFIYLNDVKVLCELPESYEAYKKQQHRWHSGPMQLFRLCLPAILASKISKWKKANLILLFFLLRKMILPFYSFTLFCVILPLTMFIPEAELPIWVICYVPVTMSILNILPAPKSFPFLMPYLLFENTMSVTKFNAMVSGLFQLGSAYEWVVTKKTGRSSESDLLAFAERESKSFSEEKIQRRLSESGLEMLGKLKEQETPVVAKKNRIYRKELALAFLLLTAATRSLLSAHGIHFYFLLFQGLSFLAVGLDLIGEQVN; from the exons ATGGCACCAAATTCTGTTGTTGTCACAATAGACAACAAAACCAGCAATATCTCTTTAGTTGAAGTCAATAACAACAACAGCAATAATGATGATGACACAGAATCATCTGtgtttcttgaaaaacaaaaaacagcaAGTACTAAACAGTTTTCATGGTTACTTTTACTAAAAGCACAAAGATTCCTGTCTTTCTTTCCATGGTTAACAATGGGTTGTTCCAAAACATTTGTTTCTGTAAGAAAGCGCATTGCTTTATCAGATTCAAACAAAGATGAAGtcaaatataaagaaaagattatGTATAGATTCATAAGAGCATTTCTTGCTATATCTATAGTTGCTTTGGTTATTGAAGTCATTGCTTATTTCCAAAACTGGGATTTGGATTTGGGATATGTTTCTAATGAAGCTATGGGACTTGTACACGTGGCATATTTTGGTTGGATATCATTTAGAGCTGAATATATTGCTCCATCTATCACTATGTTGTCACAGTTTTGTGTTTTGCTTTTCTTGATTCAATCTCTTGATAGATTCATACTTGGGATTGGTTTCTTTTGGATCAAATTCAAGAAAATTAAACCAATGATTGATTTTAATGATGATAAGTCTTATGATGTTGAAGATCCTGAAAGTTTTCCAATGGTTCTTGTTCAGATCCCTATGTGCAATGAAAGAGAG GTGTATCAGCAATCTATTGCATCTGCTTGCCAATTGGATTGGCCAAAAGACAGGATTTTGATTCAAGTTTTGGATGATTCAAGTGATGAGCTTCTGCAGATTTTGATAAGAAATGAAGTGAATTTATGGAAAGAAAAAGGAGTGAATATAATCTATAGACATAGATTTGTTAGAACAGGATATAAAGCTGGAAATCTACATTCAGCAATGTCTTGTGAATATGTCAAAAACTATGAATTTGTTGCCATTTTGGATGCAGATTTTCAGCCTAATCCTGATTTCCTTATACTGACAGTTCCTCACTTTAAG GGAAAACCTGACTTGGGTCTTGTTCAAGCTAGGTGGTCATTTGTAAACAAGGATGAAAATTTACTTACAAGGCTGCAGAACATAAACTTGTGCTTCCATTTTGAAGTCGAGCAACAAGTGAACGGGTACTATCTAAACTTTTTCGGGTTCAATGGCACAGCTGGTGTTTGGAGGATCAAAGCTTTGGAAGAGTCAGGTGGTTGGCTTGAAAGAACAACAGTTGAAGATATGGACATTGCTGTTAGAGCACATTTGAATGGATGGAAGTTTATTTACCTTAATGATGTCAAAGTTCTTTGCGAATTGCCCGAGTCTTATGAAGCTTATAAGAAACAACAACATCGATGGCATTCGGGTCCTATGCAACTCTTTCGTCTCTGCCTCCCTGCAATTCTTGCATCCAAG ATATCAAAGTGGAAAAAAGCAAACTTGATCCTCTTGTTCTTTCTTCTGCGGAAAATGATTCTACCCTTTTACTCGTTCACTCTATTCTGTGTGATTCTACCATTAACAATGTTCATACCTGAAGCCGAATTGCCAATCTGGGTCATCTGTTACGTCCCTGTTACCATGTCAATCTTGAACATTCTACCAGCCCCAAAGTCATTCCCATTCCTGATGCCATACTTGCTCTTTGAAAACACAATGTCAGTAACCAAATTTAACGCAATGGTCTCGGGCCTCTTCCAGCTTGGAAGTGCATATGAGTGGGTAGTCACCAAGAAAACTGGGAGGTCATCAGAATCTGATCTGTTAGCATTTGCAGAACGAGAATCTAAGAGTTTCAGTGAAGAGAAGATCCAGAGACGGTTATCAGAATCAGGACTTGAAATGCTCGGGAAATTGAAGGAACAGGAGACTCCAGTTGTTGCAAAGAAGAACAGAATATACAGGAAAGAACTTGCACTTGCTTTCCTACTGCTTACTGCTGCCACAAGAAGTCTTTTATCAGCTCATGGTATCCATTTCTATTTCTTACTCTTTCAAGGTTTGTCGTTTCTTGCTGTCGGGTTAGACTTAATTGGTGAGCAAGTAAACTGA
- the LOC122587466 gene encoding ankyrin repeat domain-containing protein EMB506, chloroplastic-like produces the protein MMVLSCSTAHSLIRFVLHSSAVTVSSAPCSSNSTSFSQMTSRPIIRQRMCKFYAIAGKSYQKICAVSPRRTSSTQPGNWEDPDSSDSEMEDELEGEENNLDFESDWEEETNALQASNNIEKLSTSQIEENLIKEVEELLTPEELAIFQQNDSPDIDKISTEKWNPLHTLALAGQIKFMDNLLENGFDIDAVDVDGQTALHKAVIGKKEAVISHLLRKGASPHVQDQDGATPLHYAVQVSAMQTVKLLIKSKVDVNVADNEGWTPLHIAMQSRNRDIAKVLLVNGADKTRRNEDGKTPLDLALCYGKEFKAYDLAKLLKLVPANSYV, from the exons ATGATGGTACTGTCATGCTCAACAGCACATTCTTTGATTAGATTCGTGTTACATTCTTCTGCTGTTACTGTAAGTTCAGCCCCATGTAGCAGCAACAGTACCAGTTTCAGTCAAATGACTAGTCGTCCAATCATTCGACAAAGAATGTGCAAATTTTATGCAATTGCGGGTAAGTCATATCAAAAAATTTGTGCAGTAAGTCCACGCAGAACTTCTTCCACCCAACCAGGAAATTGGGAAGATCCCGATAGCAGTGATAGTGAAATGGAGGATGAGTTGGAAGGGGAAGAAAATAATCTGGACTTTGAAAGTGATTGGGAGGAAGAGACCAATGCTTTGCAGGCCTCAAATAATATTGAGAAGCTCTCCACGAGCCAGATTGAGGAAAATCTTATCAAAG aggttgAAGAACTTTTGACACCCGAAGAACTAGCAATATTTCAACAAAATGACTCCCCTGATATAGACAAAATATCAACT GAGAAGTGGAACCCCTTACATACCCTGGCCTTAGCAGGGCAGATAAAGTTCATGGACAACCTTCTAGAAAATGGATTTGATATTGATGCAGTTGATGTG GATGGCCAGACTGCTCTTCACAAAGCAGTTATAGGTAAAAAGGAGGCAGTCATTAGTCATCTTTTAAGAAAAGGTGCAAGTCCTCACGTTCAAGATCAG GATGGTGCCACTCCACTTCATTATGCAGTTCAAGTGAGTGCCATGCAAACCGTGAAGTTGCTGATCAAAAGCAAAGTTGATGTGAATGTTGCTGATAAT GAAGGATGGACCCCCTTGCATATAGCTATGCAAAGTAGAAACAGAGACATTGCGAAAGTTCTGCTTGTGAATGGCGCTGACAAGACTAGAAGAAATGAG GATGGGAAAACGCCACTTGACCTAGCCTTATGTTATGGGAAAGAATTTAAAGCGTATGATCTTGCCAAACTACTGAAGCTTGTACCAGCAAACAGTTATGTCTAA